The window TCTTCCTATCCTGTATCCTTTATTTGTATCGAAAATTTCCCGACCTGACTTTTATTGAGTACAGCAGGGCTTTGGTTGGTAATTGGGTTACGGTCCTTCTCGCTATTCCTTTCATTTCGTTTCAATTCCACATGACATCCGGAATCGTCCTGGATATCGGTTTATTTATGACCAGTTCTATGATGCGGCAAACTCCGTTGTATCTATTCGTATTATCGGTATTTGTGGTTATTGCTCTTACGGTGCGTTCAGGGATAGAAACATTGGCTCGAATGATCTTTGTTCCTATGGTTAGCGTCCTCTTTTTCATCATTCTCATTCTTGTATTATCCGGCAACAATTATGAGATCGATCATCTGATTCCCATCATGCCGGATGGAATCAAACCGGTGCTTCTTGGCGCTTATTTTTCATACGGGTTTCCCTACGTCGAGCTTGTGCTTATGGCCATGCTTCTTCCTTACGTACGTAAAGAAGGACAGACACATGTAAAGAAAGGCATGTATCTCGCTCTGCTTGTAAACGGGTTTTGTTTAATTGCCGTAACGCTTAGTACGATATTGGTGTTCGGTCCAATGGCAGGGGAACGAAAGTATTCGATGTTTGAGGTAGCTCGAATCATCGATTTGCTGGAAGTCATTCAAAGGATTGAATCTCTCATCGGCATCTCCTTGATTATGACTTCTTTTATCAAGGCGACCATTA is drawn from Paenibacillus sp. V4I7 and contains these coding sequences:
- a CDS encoding GerAB/ArcD/ProY family transporter, with translation MKAKEQISSGQMSVIFFAFMTGSAIINIPGPLIGYAKNGAWISLLLSLSAGIFFLSCILYLYRKFPDLTFIEYSRALVGNWVTVLLAIPFISFQFHMTSGIVLDIGLFMTSSMMRQTPLYLFVLSVFVVIALTVRSGIETLARMIFVPMVSVLFFIILILVLSGNNYEIDHLIPIMPDGIKPVLLGAYFSYGFPYVELVLMAMLLPYVRKEGQTHVKKGMYLALLVNGFCLIAVTLSTILVFGPMAGERKYSMFEVARIIDLLEVIQRIESLIGISLIMTSFIKATITLLILNLTFTKLFKLRDDRILILPITLVCYLFSLHQIGKGAALWIHSVSVIHALWATFSYLLPLLVVTAAAIIRKKV